In Lepidochelys kempii isolate rLepKem1 chromosome 8, rLepKem1.hap2, whole genome shotgun sequence, a single genomic region encodes these proteins:
- the CCDC24 gene encoding coiled-coil domain-containing protein 24, whose product MSGDRGRPLPSLWRLLEEQVNPSEKPEVKSVLGVDVVERSLELHAEVETLMELWREERSACAGLDQCPPQGAGGWALLTAPTHLKELLRRELRMLLLSLQQKASQEGRDAAGAIAKYSPHVVSFALGPHAGGECAAQDRSLSGGTSTSPDPGLVHHLEPLKDKLSVSRIHQAQTHLRALLEEECRALERHICHLRRCLEEEHRAAAGPAQEPTMAELQEQRRAMERDLQLGQLDPRPGLSQEVQCPEPVAPRQPRCPVGLGSPAPASVSPRLAPAAPSPSGRREPAPPAPGTVLGRVPLDGCSCSLGSLARGLHGGAATPGWASGHQDLAAPSPPGARVPPASPACSHLAPLPAGPSLAFLPSPPTEQRPPLRPLSGRHLRPLGCQGPS is encoded by the exons ATGTCGGGGGataggggcagg CCGCTGCCCTCGCTCTggaggctgctggaggagcaggtgaATCCCAGCGAGAAGCCCGAGGTGAAGAGCGTCCTAGGGGTGGACGTGGTGGAGCGCAGCTTGGAGCTGCACGCGGAG GTGGAGACCCTGATGGAGCTGTGGCGGGAGGAGCGCTCGGCCTGCGCTGGGCTGGATCAGTGCCCCCCgcagggggccgggggctggGCTCTCCTGACAGCCCCCACCCACCTCAAGGAGCTGTTGAGACGGGAGCTCCGGATGCTGCTGCTCAGTCTCCAGCAGAAGGCGTCCCAGGAGGGCAG GGACGCAGCTGGGGCCATCGCCAAGTACAGCCCCCATGTGGTCAGCTTCGCCCTGGGGCCACACGCTGGAGGGGAGTGTGCAGCACAGGACAGGTCCCTGTCTGGGGGCACCAGCACGAG cccagaccccggccTCGTCCACCACCTGGAGCCCCTCAAGGACAAGCTGAGCGTCTCCCGCATCCACCAGGCGCAGACCCATCTCCG GGCCCTGCTGGAGGAGGAGTGCCGTGCCCTGGAGAGACACATCTGCCACCTCCGG cgctGCCTGGAGGAGGAACACCGAGCCGCTGCGGGGCCAGCGCAGGAGCCAACGATGGCTG AGCTGCAGGAGCAGAGACGAGCCATGGAGCGGGACCTGCAGCTGGGCCAGCTGGACCCCAGGCCTGGCCTCTCCCAGGAGGTCCAGTGCCCTGAGCCTGTGGCCCCCCGACAGCCCAG gtgTCCCGTGGGCCTGGGGAGCCCGGCACCAGCCAGCGTGTCCCCCCGCCTGGCACCAGCCGCTCCGTCCCCGTCGGGCCGCCGAGAACCAGCCCCGCCAGCCCCAGGCACTGTGCTGGGCCGAGTGCCCCTCGACGGGTGCAGCTGCTCTCTGGGCAGCCTGGCTAGGGGGCTCCACGGAGGGGCTGCGACCCCTGGCTGGGCCTCTGGGCACCAGGACCTGGCTGCACCATCACCCCCAGGAGCTCGGGTTCCCCCTGCAAGCCCAGCCTGCAGCCACCTGGCCCCCCTGCCagcagggcccagcctggccttCCTCCCATCGCCACCCACAGAGCAGCGCCCGCCCCTGCGCCCCCTCTCCGGCCGCCACCTGAGGCCGCTGGGATGCCAGGGGCCAAGCTAG
- the B4GALT2 gene encoding beta-1,4-galactosyltransferase 2 isoform X2 translates to MPASAQKMTRLLLGVTLERICKAVLLLCLLHFVIIVILYFDVYAQHLDFFSHFSGRNVSRAQPSSSSSRPNSTAPSCGPAGADPAPSANHSGTEKPLLPCQEVPPGLVGRLLIEFSSPVSMERVQRENPDVREGGKYVPPDCQPRQKVAILIPFRHREHHLPYWLHYLHPILRRQKVAYGIYIINQYGEDTFNRAKLLNVGFLEALKDEDDYDCFVFSDVDLVPMDDRNLYRCYEQPRHFAIAMDKFSFRLPYAGYFGGVSGLSRSQFLKINGFPNEYWGWGGEDDDIFNRISLNGMKVSRPDARIGRYRMIKHERDKHNEPNPQRFTKIQNTKVTMKRDGISSLQYRLVEVTRRPMYTNITVDIGKPPPRPARG, encoded by the exons ATGCCCGCCAGTGCCCAGAAGATGACCAGGCTGCTCCTGGGGGTGACCCTGGAGAGGATCTGCAAGGCAGTGTTGCTGCTATGCCTGCTGCACTTCGTCATCATCGTGATTCTCTACTTCGACGTCTACGCCCAGCACCTGGACTTCTTCAGCCACTTCAGTGGCAGGAACGTCTCCCGGGCCcagccctcctccagctcctcccgGCCCAACAGCACCGCCCCCAGCTGTGGGCCGGCCGGCGCTGACCCAGCCCCCAGCGCCAACCACTCTGGCACCGAGAAGCCCTTACTGCCCTGCCAGGAGGTGCCGCCTGGCTTAG TTGGCCGGCTCCTCATCGAGTTCAGCTCGCCCGTGAGCATGGAGCGGGTGCAGCGGGAGAACCCAGACGTGAGGGAGGGTGGCAAGTACGTGCCCCCAGACTGCCAGCCCCGCCAGAAGGTCGCCATCCTCATCCCCTTCCGCCACCGGGAGCATCATCTGCCCTACTGGCTGCATTACCTGCACCCCATCCTGCGCCGGCAGAAGGTTGCCTACGGCATCTACATCATCAACCAG TACGGCGAGGACACCTTCAACCGGGCCAAGCTGCTCAACGTGGGCTTCCTGGAGGCCCTGAAGGACGAGGACGACTACGACTGCTTCGTCTTCAGCGACGTGGACCTGGTCCCCATGGACGACCGCAACTTGTACCGCTGCTATGAGCAGCCGCGGCACTTCGCCATCGCCATGGACAAGTTCAGCTTCAG GCTGCCGTACGCTGGCTACTTCGGGGGCGTCTCAGGCCTGAGCAGGTCCCAGTTCCTGAAGATCAACGGCTTCCCCAATGAGTACTGGGGCTGGGGAGGCGAGGATGACGACATCTTTAACCG GATCTCTCTGAACGGCATGAAGGTGTCACGCCCCGACGCCCGCATCGGGAGGTACCGCATGATCAAACATGAGCGTGACAAACACAACGAGCCCAACCCACAGAG GTTCACCAAGATCCAGAACACCAAGGTGACGATGAAGCGGGACGGCATCAGTTCCCTGCAGTACCGGCTGGTGGAGGTGACGCGCCGGCCCATGTACACGAACATCACGGTGGACATCGGCAAGCCGCCCCCACGCCCAGCCCGGGGCTAG
- the B4GALT2 gene encoding beta-1,4-galactosyltransferase 2 isoform X1 → MPASAQKMTRLLLGVTLERICKAVLLLCLLHFVIIVILYFDVYAQHLDFFSHFSGRNVSRAQPSSSSSRPNSTAPSCGPAGADPAPSANHSGTEKPLLPCQEVPPGLVGRLLIEFSSPVSMERVQRENPDVREGGKYVPPDCQPRQKVAILIPFRHREHHLPYWLHYLHPILRRQKVAYGIYIINQYGEDTFNRAKLLNVGFLEALKDEDDYDCFVFSDVDLVPMDDRNLYRCYEQPRHFAIAMDKFSFRLPYAGYFGGVSGLSRSQFLKINGFPNEYWGWGGEDDDIFNRSAHSVPRISLNGMKVSRPDARIGRYRMIKHERDKHNEPNPQRFTKIQNTKVTMKRDGISSLQYRLVEVTRRPMYTNITVDIGKPPPRPARG, encoded by the exons ATGCCCGCCAGTGCCCAGAAGATGACCAGGCTGCTCCTGGGGGTGACCCTGGAGAGGATCTGCAAGGCAGTGTTGCTGCTATGCCTGCTGCACTTCGTCATCATCGTGATTCTCTACTTCGACGTCTACGCCCAGCACCTGGACTTCTTCAGCCACTTCAGTGGCAGGAACGTCTCCCGGGCCcagccctcctccagctcctcccgGCCCAACAGCACCGCCCCCAGCTGTGGGCCGGCCGGCGCTGACCCAGCCCCCAGCGCCAACCACTCTGGCACCGAGAAGCCCTTACTGCCCTGCCAGGAGGTGCCGCCTGGCTTAG TTGGCCGGCTCCTCATCGAGTTCAGCTCGCCCGTGAGCATGGAGCGGGTGCAGCGGGAGAACCCAGACGTGAGGGAGGGTGGCAAGTACGTGCCCCCAGACTGCCAGCCCCGCCAGAAGGTCGCCATCCTCATCCCCTTCCGCCACCGGGAGCATCATCTGCCCTACTGGCTGCATTACCTGCACCCCATCCTGCGCCGGCAGAAGGTTGCCTACGGCATCTACATCATCAACCAG TACGGCGAGGACACCTTCAACCGGGCCAAGCTGCTCAACGTGGGCTTCCTGGAGGCCCTGAAGGACGAGGACGACTACGACTGCTTCGTCTTCAGCGACGTGGACCTGGTCCCCATGGACGACCGCAACTTGTACCGCTGCTATGAGCAGCCGCGGCACTTCGCCATCGCCATGGACAAGTTCAGCTTCAG GCTGCCGTACGCTGGCTACTTCGGGGGCGTCTCAGGCCTGAGCAGGTCCCAGTTCCTGAAGATCAACGGCTTCCCCAATGAGTACTGGGGCTGGGGAGGCGAGGATGACGACATCTTTAACCG CTCGGCTCACTCTGTCCCCAGGATCTCTCTGAACGGCATGAAGGTGTCACGCCCCGACGCCCGCATCGGGAGGTACCGCATGATCAAACATGAGCGTGACAAACACAACGAGCCCAACCCACAGAG GTTCACCAAGATCCAGAACACCAAGGTGACGATGAAGCGGGACGGCATCAGTTCCCTGCAGTACCGGCTGGTGGAGGTGACGCGCCGGCCCATGTACACGAACATCACGGTGGACATCGGCAAGCCGCCCCCACGCCCAGCCCGGGGCTAG